The following are encoded together in the Streptomyces rapamycinicus NRRL 5491 genome:
- a CDS encoding acyl-CoA dehydrogenase family protein: protein MDFTPDKRSAALHENLVDFMHTRVLPAEERFVEPHFAPGSAVPPGVPETGWGRPPVMAELRSEARDRGLWNLFLPHSPLGAGLTNLQYAPLAEVTGWSPLVAPEALNCAAPDTGNMELLSLFGTPEQQERWLGPLLDARIRSAYCMTEPAVASSDAANIATRARRDGDEYVLNGRKWWSTGALAPECELLVVLAVTDPDTEPRRRQSILLVPRDTPGVRVVRGLSVFGFTDASHGGHAEVVFDDARIPVANILGAEGDGGRLAQARLGPGRIHHCMRLVGMAERALQLMCRRAGERSAFGQPLAGHGAVLESIAEARVRIDQLRLMVLHAAWLIDERGARAARTEISAIKVAAPRTAEWVIDQAIQVHGAAGMAQDLPLATLWAQARGLRFADGPDEVHRMVLGRRELRRQADLCQAGHEGVTTIPSWGGAQ, encoded by the coding sequence ATGGACTTCACTCCCGACAAACGATCCGCCGCTCTGCACGAAAACCTCGTCGATTTCATGCACACCCGGGTCCTTCCGGCCGAGGAGCGGTTCGTTGAACCGCACTTCGCGCCGGGCTCGGCCGTTCCTCCCGGCGTGCCGGAGACGGGCTGGGGCCGTCCGCCCGTCATGGCCGAGCTGCGGAGTGAAGCACGAGACCGTGGGCTGTGGAATCTGTTTCTGCCGCACTCGCCGCTGGGAGCGGGCTTGACCAACCTGCAGTACGCTCCGCTCGCCGAGGTCACGGGATGGAGCCCGTTGGTGGCCCCCGAGGCGCTGAACTGTGCGGCGCCCGACACCGGCAACATGGAACTGCTCTCGCTGTTCGGCACTCCCGAGCAGCAGGAACGGTGGCTGGGGCCCCTCCTGGACGCGCGTATACGTTCCGCCTATTGCATGACCGAACCGGCTGTCGCCTCCTCCGACGCGGCCAATATCGCCACCCGTGCACGCCGCGACGGCGATGAGTATGTGCTGAACGGACGGAAGTGGTGGTCCACCGGAGCTCTGGCACCGGAATGCGAACTTCTGGTCGTCCTCGCGGTCACCGACCCCGATACCGAGCCGCGACGCCGCCAGAGCATCCTGCTCGTACCGCGAGACACCCCGGGTGTGCGTGTGGTGCGGGGGTTGTCGGTGTTCGGCTTCACCGACGCGAGCCACGGCGGCCACGCGGAAGTCGTCTTCGACGATGCCCGGATCCCGGTCGCGAACATCCTGGGAGCGGAGGGCGACGGGGGGCGTCTCGCCCAGGCCCGGCTCGGCCCCGGCCGTATTCACCACTGCATGCGCCTGGTGGGCATGGCCGAGCGCGCCCTGCAGCTGATGTGCCGCCGGGCCGGGGAACGGAGTGCCTTCGGACAGCCCCTGGCCGGCCACGGCGCCGTACTGGAGTCGATCGCCGAGGCCCGCGTCCGTATCGACCAGCTACGACTGATGGTGCTCCACGCCGCTTGGCTCATCGACGAGCGTGGTGCCCGGGCCGCTCGCACCGAGATATCCGCCATCAAGGTCGCCGCGCCGCGTACCGCGGAATGGGTGATCGACCAGGCCATACAGGTGCATGGCGCTGCCGGTATGGCCCAGGATCTGCCGTTGGCGACACTGTGGGCACAGGCCCGTGGTCTGAGGTTCGCCGACGGCCCGGACGAGGTGCACCGCATGGTGCTGGGCCGTCGGGAACTCCGCCGCCAGGCGGATCTGTGTCAGGCAGGCCACGAGGGCGTCACGACGATCCCGTCCTGGGGAGGCGCACAGTGA
- a CDS encoding enoyl-CoA hydratase/isomerase family protein, producing MTSRPAARIQPDHAPSSPVRLERDGALARIVLAHAHTGNAFDLGFVRALRDAVAQLAHWTEEADSEKIEAVLLSAEGPNFSVGGDLRAFVAEQDAVGGYVREVAETAHEAVLGLAGLYVPVVAEVQGAVAGGAVGLTLTADLVVAARGAKVRLGYTALGLTPDCGASWLLPRLLGERRALDLLLTNRVLPAAEAEAWGLVNRVVDDAELPSAAEALARSLVDGHGLALSRAKLLVRGDRLDGLRDHLECEAEFIAAASARPRTRKAMEDFLAGTRPKRGHRAR from the coding sequence GTGACGTCCCGGCCTGCCGCACGGATACAACCGGACCATGCCCCTTCCTCGCCGGTACGACTCGAGCGGGACGGGGCCCTGGCCAGGATCGTGTTGGCGCACGCGCACACCGGCAACGCCTTCGACCTCGGCTTCGTCAGGGCCCTGCGAGACGCCGTGGCACAGCTCGCACACTGGACCGAGGAAGCGGACTCCGAGAAGATCGAAGCCGTGCTGCTGAGCGCCGAAGGACCCAACTTCAGCGTCGGCGGCGACCTGCGGGCCTTCGTCGCCGAGCAGGACGCGGTGGGCGGATACGTCCGCGAGGTCGCCGAGACCGCCCACGAAGCGGTGCTCGGGCTGGCCGGACTGTACGTTCCGGTGGTCGCCGAGGTACAGGGTGCGGTGGCCGGCGGCGCGGTCGGGCTCACCCTGACGGCGGACCTGGTGGTGGCCGCCCGTGGCGCGAAGGTGAGGCTGGGCTACACGGCGCTGGGGCTGACCCCCGACTGCGGGGCGTCGTGGCTGTTGCCCCGTCTGCTCGGGGAGCGGCGCGCGCTCGACCTGCTGCTCACCAATCGTGTGCTCCCGGCCGCGGAGGCCGAGGCGTGGGGACTCGTCAATCGCGTCGTCGATGACGCCGAACTTCCCTCCGCAGCCGAAGCGCTGGCCCGTTCACTGGTGGACGGCCACGGGCTCGCCCTGTCGCGGGCCAAGCTCCTGGTGCGCGGCGACCGGCTCGACGGCCTGCGCGATCACCTCGAATGCGAAGCGGAGTTCATCGCCGCGGCCAGCGCTCGGCCACGGACCAGGAAGGCCATGGAGGACTTCCTCGCCGGGACGCGTCCGAAGCGGGGACACCGCGCCCGCTGA
- a CDS encoding acyl-CoA dehydrogenase family protein produces the protein MRFLLDTEQRAFAKTLDGMLGSSDTPSTIRSWAAGDPDPGRTLWSRLADAGVFGLAVPERHQGLGPLPVELSVAFTELGRHAVPGPLVETVAAAALLDRLGDHASAETWLPRIATGAALVSLCVPDTGSPYALDADAADAVFVVEDETVWLAAGGGPLQRSSDPARRLSRPTGATVLVEGPTVRAAAAYTTDVAALTTAAQALGLGRALLDHTVAYATQRTQFGVAIGSFQAVKHRLADVLLALEFAQPLIHSAALALASDAPSAHRECAAAKVAAGEAAYAASRTALQVHGALGYTEELDLSLWIRKARALRDAWGTPAACRSLVLAP, from the coding sequence ATGCGGTTCCTCCTCGACACCGAGCAGCGTGCGTTCGCGAAGACCTTGGACGGCATGCTCGGATCGTCGGACACACCAAGCACGATACGGTCCTGGGCGGCCGGGGACCCGGACCCCGGCCGCACCCTGTGGAGTCGGCTCGCCGACGCGGGAGTCTTCGGCCTCGCCGTACCGGAGCGACACCAGGGCCTGGGCCCGCTACCTGTCGAACTGAGCGTCGCCTTCACCGAACTGGGCCGCCACGCCGTACCGGGTCCGCTGGTGGAAACCGTCGCCGCGGCCGCCCTCCTCGACCGGCTCGGCGACCACGCCTCTGCCGAGACGTGGCTGCCGCGGATCGCCACCGGCGCGGCGCTCGTCTCCCTGTGCGTGCCCGATACCGGGAGCCCTTACGCGCTCGACGCGGACGCGGCCGACGCCGTATTCGTCGTCGAGGACGAGACCGTATGGCTGGCAGCGGGGGGCGGCCCGCTTCAGCGTTCCTCCGATCCGGCCCGCCGATTGTCCCGTCCGACGGGCGCAACGGTCCTCGTCGAGGGGCCCACGGTCCGGGCAGCGGCCGCGTACACCACCGATGTGGCGGCCCTGACAACAGCCGCCCAGGCCCTGGGGCTCGGCCGCGCGCTGCTGGACCACACCGTCGCGTACGCCACCCAGCGCACCCAGTTCGGAGTCGCCATCGGCTCGTTCCAGGCCGTGAAACACCGCCTGGCGGACGTTCTCCTCGCATTGGAGTTCGCCCAGCCTCTGATCCACTCCGCCGCCCTGGCCCTGGCCTCGGACGCCCCGTCCGCCCACCGGGAGTGCGCGGCGGCGAAAGTGGCCGCGGGCGAGGCTGCCTACGCCGCCTCACGCACAGCTCTACAGGTACATGGCGCGCTCGGCTACACCGAGGAACTGGACCTGTCCCTGTGGATCCGCAAAGCCCGCGCCCTCCGTGATGCCTGGGGAACCCCGGCCGCATGCCGATCCCTCGTCCTGGCGCCGTGA
- a CDS encoding acyl-CoA dehydrogenase family protein yields the protein MDLDFSAAENTFRAEARAWLTAHVPSSRLPSLETAEGFEAHREWERALFADRWSVVSWPEEHGGRGASLLQWLIFEEEYYAADAPGRVSQNGINLLAPTLFEHGTPEQRARVLPPMASGEVIWAQAWSEPEAGSDLARLRSTAQRTEGGWRLSGQKTWSSRAAFADRAFGLFRSDPAADKPHRGLTYLMFPLDAPGVTVRPIGRLDGKPAFAELFLEDVFVPDEDVIGTPGEGWRVAMSTAGNERGLTLRSPGRFTAAADRLAQLWRDEADPADTALRDRVADAMIGARAYELFAYASVSRIAAGESIGAESSLNKVFWSELDIALHETALDLLGPYGELADDAEDAPEGGGWAEGYTFSLAGPIYAGTNEIQRDIIAERLLGLPKGRR from the coding sequence ATGGACCTCGACTTCAGCGCCGCCGAGAACACGTTCCGGGCTGAGGCCCGCGCCTGGCTCACCGCACATGTCCCCAGCTCTCGCCTGCCCTCCCTGGAGACCGCGGAGGGGTTCGAGGCCCACCGGGAGTGGGAGCGCGCCCTCTTCGCCGACCGGTGGTCGGTCGTCTCCTGGCCCGAGGAACATGGCGGCCGAGGTGCCTCGCTGCTCCAATGGCTGATCTTCGAGGAGGAGTACTACGCGGCGGACGCACCCGGCCGGGTCAGCCAGAACGGCATCAACCTCCTCGCCCCCACCCTCTTCGAGCACGGCACACCGGAGCAGCGCGCCCGCGTCCTGCCGCCCATGGCGAGTGGCGAAGTCATCTGGGCTCAGGCCTGGTCCGAGCCGGAGGCGGGCTCCGACCTCGCACGTCTGCGCTCCACGGCCCAGCGGACCGAAGGCGGCTGGCGGCTGAGCGGTCAGAAGACCTGGTCCTCCCGGGCCGCCTTCGCCGACCGGGCCTTCGGCCTCTTCCGCAGCGATCCGGCAGCGGACAAGCCACACCGGGGGCTGACGTATCTGATGTTCCCCCTGGACGCGCCGGGCGTGACGGTCCGGCCCATCGGGCGCCTCGACGGCAAGCCCGCCTTCGCCGAACTCTTCCTGGAGGACGTCTTCGTACCCGACGAGGACGTCATCGGAACGCCGGGTGAGGGCTGGCGAGTGGCGATGAGCACCGCGGGCAACGAGCGCGGGCTGACCCTGCGCAGCCCCGGCCGCTTCACGGCCGCCGCAGACCGGTTGGCGCAGCTGTGGCGTGATGAGGCCGACCCGGCGGACACGGCCCTGCGCGATCGCGTGGCCGACGCGATGATCGGCGCCCGCGCGTATGAACTCTTCGCCTACGCGAGCGTCTCGCGGATCGCGGCCGGAGAGTCGATCGGCGCGGAGTCCAGCCTCAACAAGGTCTTCTGGTCGGAGCTGGACATCGCGCTCCACGAGACCGCCCTCGACCTGCTCGGCCCCTACGGGGAGCTTGCCGACGACGCCGAGGACGCGCCGGAGGGCGGCGGTTGGGCCGAGGGCTACACCTTCTCCCTCGCGGGACCCATCTACGCCGGAACCAACGAGATCCAGCGTGACATCATCGCCGAGCGGCTGCTCGGCCTGCCGAAAGGACGCCGGTGA
- a CDS encoding enoyl-CoA hydratase has protein sequence MPAAHDEPVHYETRGPVAIVTMNRPEYRNAQNSAMTYALDRAFYRAAEDNEIKVVVLAGSGKHFSAGHDIGTPERDAHLPFDRKAGLWWDHSDKKGAESRFARESEVYLGMCRRWRELPKPVIASVQGACVAGGLMLAWICDLIIASDDAFFADPVVRMGIPGVEYFAHPWVMPPRIAKEFLYTGERMSAQRAYEVQMVNRVVPRAELTQHTLELATRIASMPRMGLALTKRAVNQAEDLQGLHTGMDSVFGLHHLAHAHNAETAPDALGGMDVRAMKEAGT, from the coding sequence ATGCCCGCTGCCCATGACGAACCGGTGCACTACGAGACCCGGGGCCCCGTCGCGATCGTCACCATGAACCGGCCGGAGTACCGCAATGCCCAGAACTCCGCCATGACCTACGCCCTGGACCGGGCCTTCTACCGCGCCGCCGAGGACAACGAGATCAAGGTGGTGGTCCTCGCCGGATCGGGGAAACACTTCTCCGCCGGACATGACATCGGCACCCCCGAGCGGGACGCCCATCTGCCGTTCGACCGCAAAGCCGGGCTGTGGTGGGACCACTCGGACAAGAAGGGCGCGGAGAGCCGCTTCGCCCGTGAGTCCGAGGTCTATCTGGGCATGTGCCGACGGTGGCGTGAGCTGCCCAAGCCGGTCATCGCGTCGGTGCAGGGCGCCTGCGTCGCGGGCGGATTGATGCTCGCCTGGATCTGCGACCTGATCATCGCCTCCGACGACGCGTTCTTCGCCGACCCGGTGGTACGCATGGGGATCCCCGGTGTCGAGTACTTCGCACACCCATGGGTGATGCCCCCGCGGATCGCCAAGGAGTTCCTCTACACCGGCGAGCGGATGAGCGCCCAGCGGGCGTACGAGGTCCAGATGGTCAACCGGGTCGTCCCCCGCGCCGAACTCACGCAGCACACCCTGGAGCTGGCGACGCGCATCGCCAGCATGCCACGCATGGGGCTCGCGCTGACCAAACGTGCCGTCAACCAGGCCGAGGATCTACAGGGCCTGCACACCGGGATGGACTCGGTCTTCGGACTGCACCATCTGGCGCACGCGCACAACGCCGAGACGGCCCCTGACGCCCTGGGCGGCATGGACGTCCGCGCGATGAAGGAGGCCGGCACCTGA
- a CDS encoding SDR family oxidoreductase: MTAAGPPPYVPGHALLDGRTAVITAAAGAGIGGATARRFLEEGARIVIGDAHARRLKETCDALAEEFGADRVAGLPCDVTDERQITDLLDLAEERHGRLDIVVNNAGLGGTARLTEMTDEQWSTVLDVTLNGTFRCTRAALRRMETAGAGGVIVNNASVVGWRAQTGQAHYAAAKAGVMALTRCAAAEAAECGVRVNAVAPSLAMHPHLVKVTTAELLAELTEREAFGRYAEPWEVANVIVFLAGDYSSYMTGETVSVSSQRA, from the coding sequence ATGACCGCCGCAGGCCCGCCCCCGTATGTCCCCGGCCATGCCCTGCTCGACGGCCGCACCGCGGTGATCACCGCGGCCGCGGGCGCCGGGATCGGCGGGGCCACCGCGCGCAGATTCCTCGAGGAGGGCGCCCGCATCGTCATCGGCGATGCCCACGCTCGCCGGCTGAAGGAGACCTGCGACGCGCTGGCCGAGGAGTTCGGCGCCGACCGGGTCGCCGGTCTGCCCTGCGACGTCACCGACGAGCGGCAGATCACGGACCTGCTCGACCTCGCCGAGGAGCGCCACGGGCGCCTCGACATCGTGGTCAACAACGCCGGACTCGGCGGCACGGCCCGCCTCACCGAGATGACCGACGAGCAGTGGAGCACGGTCCTCGACGTGACCCTGAACGGAACCTTCCGCTGCACCCGCGCCGCGCTGCGCCGGATGGAGACAGCGGGCGCCGGAGGCGTGATCGTCAACAACGCCTCGGTTGTCGGCTGGCGCGCGCAGACCGGGCAGGCCCACTACGCCGCTGCCAAAGCCGGAGTCATGGCGCTGACCCGCTGCGCCGCCGCCGAGGCGGCCGAGTGCGGCGTGCGGGTCAACGCGGTCGCCCCTAGCCTCGCGATGCACCCGCACCTGGTGAAGGTGACCACGGCCGAACTGCTGGCGGAGCTCACCGAGCGCGAGGCGTTCGGCCGCTATGCCGAGCCCTGGGAGGTCGCCAACGTGATCGTCTTCCTGGCCGGCGACTACTCCTCGTACATGACCGGCGAGACCGTCTCGGTCAGCAGCCAGCGGGCGTGA
- a CDS encoding TetR/AcrR family transcriptional regulator, with protein sequence MSPSTARRAELLAVAADVFAEQGYSATTVRQIADAAGMLAGSLYYHFDSKESMLDEILSGFLDELWSGYDAVLEANLAPRATIEALVTESFREIDRHRAAVAIYQKESRQLSAQPRFAYLAASQEKFKETWLGTLERGVAVHAFRTDLDARLTYRFVRDTVWVAASWYRPGGQHSPEEIARQYLSMVLDGIAVQT encoded by the coding sequence ATGAGCCCGTCGACCGCGCGGCGTGCCGAATTGCTCGCCGTCGCGGCGGATGTCTTCGCCGAGCAGGGCTACAGCGCGACCACCGTCCGGCAGATCGCGGACGCCGCGGGAATGCTCGCGGGCAGCCTGTACTACCACTTCGACTCCAAGGAGTCGATGCTCGACGAGATCCTCTCCGGGTTCCTGGACGAGCTGTGGTCCGGATACGACGCCGTGCTGGAAGCGAACCTCGCCCCCCGGGCGACCATCGAGGCCCTGGTCACCGAGTCCTTCCGGGAGATCGACCGGCATCGTGCCGCTGTCGCGATCTATCAGAAGGAGTCGCGGCAACTGTCCGCGCAGCCCCGCTTCGCCTACCTCGCCGCATCGCAGGAGAAGTTCAAGGAGACGTGGCTGGGCACATTGGAGCGCGGTGTCGCGGTCCACGCCTTCCGCACAGACCTGGACGCCCGGCTCACCTACCGCTTTGTGCGGGACACCGTGTGGGTCGCCGCGTCCTGGTACCGGCCCGGCGGACAGCACAGCCCCGAGGAAATCGCCCGCCAGTACCTGTCGATGGTGCTGGACGGGATCGCCGTACAGACATAG
- a CDS encoding acetyl-CoA C-acetyltransferase: protein MPEAFIVEAVRTPVGKRDGALSAVHPADLGAHVLKALMERSGADPAAVEDVVFGCLDTVGPQAGDIARTCWLAAGLPEEVPGTTVDRQCGSSQQALHFAAQGVLSGTQDLVVAGGVQNMSMIPIAFASRRAAEPLGLDDGPYAGSEGWRARYGDQPVNQFHGAELIAEKWGISREAMEEFALRSHQSAIRAIDEGRFDRELVPYGEMTTDEGPRRGTTLGKMASLAPVVEGGRLTAAVSSQVSDGASALLIASERAVAEHGLTPRARVHHLSVRGEDPIRMLSAPIPATAYALKKSGMSLDDIDLVEINEAFAPVVLAWLKETGVDLEKVNVNGGAIALGHPLGATGTKLTTTLLHELERTGGRFGLQTMCEGGGQANVTIIERL, encoded by the coding sequence ATGCCCGAGGCATTCATCGTCGAAGCAGTACGCACCCCGGTCGGCAAACGTGATGGCGCTCTGTCCGCCGTGCACCCGGCCGACCTTGGCGCCCACGTGCTGAAAGCCCTGATGGAGCGTTCCGGCGCCGACCCCGCCGCCGTCGAGGACGTCGTCTTCGGCTGCCTGGACACCGTCGGCCCGCAGGCCGGGGACATCGCCCGCACCTGCTGGCTGGCAGCTGGGCTGCCGGAGGAGGTGCCCGGGACCACGGTGGACCGTCAGTGCGGCTCTTCCCAGCAGGCCCTGCACTTCGCCGCGCAGGGTGTGCTCTCCGGCACTCAGGACCTGGTGGTCGCGGGTGGGGTGCAGAACATGTCGATGATCCCCATCGCTTTCGCCAGCCGCCGGGCCGCCGAGCCGCTCGGCCTCGACGACGGCCCGTACGCGGGCTCCGAGGGCTGGCGGGCCCGCTACGGCGACCAGCCGGTCAACCAGTTCCACGGAGCGGAACTGATCGCCGAGAAGTGGGGCATCAGCCGGGAGGCGATGGAGGAGTTCGCGCTGCGCTCCCACCAGAGTGCGATACGGGCCATCGACGAGGGCCGCTTCGACCGCGAGCTCGTCCCGTACGGAGAGATGACGACCGATGAGGGGCCGCGCCGGGGCACCACGCTGGGAAAGATGGCCTCTCTGGCGCCGGTAGTCGAGGGCGGTCGGCTGACCGCTGCGGTCTCCTCACAGGTCTCCGACGGCGCGTCCGCGTTGCTCATCGCCTCCGAGCGGGCGGTCGCCGAGCACGGCCTGACACCGCGTGCCCGCGTCCACCATCTGTCGGTGCGGGGCGAGGACCCGATCCGGATGCTGTCCGCCCCCATTCCGGCCACGGCGTACGCACTGAAGAAGTCCGGGATGTCACTCGACGACATCGACCTGGTGGAGATCAACGAGGCGTTCGCGCCCGTCGTCCTGGCGTGGCTGAAGGAAACCGGCGTGGACCTGGAGAAGGTCAACGTCAATGGCGGCGCCATCGCGCTCGGCCACCCGCTCGGCGCGACCGGCACCAAGCTGACGACGACGCTGCTGCACGAACTGGAGCGGACCGGAGGCCGGTTCGGTCTGCAGACCATGTGCGAGGGCGGCGGCCAGGCCAACGTCACCATCATCGAGCGGCTCTGA
- a CDS encoding nitronate monooxygenase, producing the protein MATPLTELVGVRHPIVQTGMGWVAGPRLVSATANAGALGILASATMTPDQLRAAVREVRSRTDAPFGVNLRADAGDAAERVRIIVEEGVRVASFALAPSRELIARLKEAGVIVIPSIGARRHAEKVAAWGADAVVVQGSEGGGHTGNVATTVLLPQVVDAVDIPVVAAGGFFEGRGLVAALAYGAAGVAMGTRFLLTSDSTVPRAVQDRYLQASVQDVTVTTKVDGLPHRMLRSELVDTLERSGRAVALLRAVRHAASFRKLSGLSWTRMARDGLAMKHGKDLTWSQVLLAANTPMLLRASMVDGRTDLGVMASGQVAGLIEDLPSCAELVEGIMADAHTVLGRLPRAL; encoded by the coding sequence ATCGCGACACCGCTGACGGAACTGGTCGGGGTCCGGCATCCCATCGTCCAGACCGGCATGGGGTGGGTGGCCGGACCCCGGCTCGTCTCGGCCACGGCGAACGCCGGAGCGCTGGGCATCCTCGCATCGGCGACGATGACACCGGACCAGCTGCGGGCGGCGGTCCGTGAGGTCAGGTCCCGTACGGACGCGCCGTTCGGAGTCAATCTACGGGCGGACGCGGGCGACGCGGCCGAGCGGGTGCGGATCATCGTGGAGGAGGGCGTGCGGGTCGCCTCGTTCGCCCTCGCGCCCTCCCGCGAACTGATCGCCCGGCTGAAGGAAGCCGGAGTCATCGTGATCCCGTCCATCGGCGCGCGCCGGCACGCGGAGAAGGTCGCCGCCTGGGGCGCGGACGCGGTGGTCGTCCAGGGCTCCGAGGGCGGCGGCCACACCGGGAACGTCGCCACGACCGTCCTGCTGCCCCAAGTCGTGGACGCCGTGGACATCCCCGTCGTCGCCGCAGGCGGCTTCTTCGAGGGCCGTGGCCTGGTCGCGGCGCTCGCCTACGGGGCGGCGGGGGTGGCGATGGGCACCCGGTTCCTGCTGACATCGGACAGCACCGTCCCACGTGCCGTGCAGGACCGCTATCTCCAAGCCTCGGTCCAGGACGTCACGGTCACCACGAAGGTGGACGGGCTCCCCCACCGGATGCTGCGCAGTGAACTGGTCGACACACTGGAGCGCTCCGGCCGAGCGGTGGCCCTGCTACGCGCGGTACGTCACGCCGCGTCCTTCAGGAAGCTGTCCGGCCTGAGCTGGACGCGGATGGCCCGCGACGGGCTGGCCATGAAGCACGGCAAGGACCTCACTTGGAGTCAGGTCCTGCTGGCCGCCAACACTCCGATGCTGCTACGGGCGTCCATGGTCGACGGCCGTACGGATCTCGGTGTGATGGCCTCCGGACAGGTCGCGGGCCTGATCGAAGACCTGCCGTCGTGCGCGGAGCTGGTCGAGGGAATCATGGCCGACGCGCATACCGTCCTGGGGCGTCTGCCACGGGCTCTCTGA
- a CDS encoding CoA-transferase subunit beta, which yields MSESVTRAEYCVVACAEAWRGDGEILASPMGTVPTIGARLAKLTFSPDLLLTDGEAMLIGDVPAVASGSQVTEGWLPYRRHLAMVAGGRRHVMMGASQLDAYGNQNISCIGDWAKPRRQLLGVRGAPVNTLNNPTSYWVPRHSPRVFVERVDMVSGVGYDRAADAEPATRRFHEVRGVVTDLAVLDFATPDRSLRLRSVHPGVTVDQVREATGFPLAVADEVPHTRAPSAEELRLIREVLDPKGLRDREVRS from the coding sequence ATGAGCGAGAGCGTGACTCGCGCCGAATACTGCGTCGTGGCCTGCGCCGAGGCGTGGCGCGGCGACGGGGAGATCCTGGCGAGCCCCATGGGCACGGTGCCCACGATCGGCGCGCGGTTGGCGAAGCTCACCTTCTCCCCCGATCTGCTGCTCACGGACGGTGAGGCGATGCTGATCGGCGATGTCCCGGCGGTGGCGAGCGGCTCCCAGGTGACCGAGGGCTGGCTGCCGTACCGCCGGCACCTCGCGATGGTCGCCGGTGGGCGGCGCCACGTCATGATGGGCGCCAGCCAACTCGACGCTTACGGCAACCAGAACATCTCCTGCATCGGTGACTGGGCCAAGCCACGACGGCAGCTGCTGGGCGTGCGTGGTGCTCCCGTCAACACGCTCAACAACCCGACGAGTTACTGGGTCCCCCGGCACTCACCGCGCGTCTTCGTCGAGCGGGTGGACATGGTCTCGGGTGTCGGCTACGACCGGGCGGCGGACGCCGAGCCCGCGACGAGGCGTTTCCACGAGGTCCGCGGTGTCGTCACCGATCTGGCGGTGCTGGACTTCGCCACCCCAGACCGCTCGCTGCGGCTGCGCTCCGTGCACCCCGGTGTCACGGTGGACCAGGTGCGGGAGGCCACCGGTTTCCCCCTGGCCGTTGCGGACGAGGTACCGCACACCCGTGCGCCGTCGGCGGAGGAACTGCGCCTGATCCGGGAGGTCCTCGACCCGAAGGGGCTGCGGGACCGGGAGGTGAGGTCGTGA
- a CDS encoding CoA transferase subunit A, with protein MSRDKTMTADEVVARLESGMTIGIGGWGSRRKPMALVRALLRSDITDLTVVSYGGPDVGLLAAAGKIRKLIAAFVTLDSISLEPHFRSAREHGMFEMTELDEAMFMWGLTAAGHRLPFMPIRAGLCSDVMKVNPQLRTVRSPYDDGEELVAVPALRLDAALVHLNRADAHGNGQYLGPDPYFDDLFCEAADQAYLSCERIVDSAGLRAEHGPQTLLVSRAYINGVVEAPGGAHFTSCAPDYDRDEAFQRAYAQAATDPEEWRRFTEQFLSGDEDAYQAAVAAFAKEAT; from the coding sequence ATGAGCAGGGACAAGACCATGACCGCCGACGAAGTCGTCGCCCGCCTGGAGAGCGGCATGACGATCGGCATCGGTGGCTGGGGATCGCGGCGCAAGCCCATGGCGCTCGTCCGGGCCCTCCTGCGCTCGGACATCACCGATCTGACCGTTGTCTCCTACGGCGGCCCGGATGTCGGCCTGCTGGCCGCGGCCGGGAAGATCCGCAAGCTGATCGCGGCGTTCGTCACCCTCGACTCCATATCCCTCGAACCGCACTTCCGCTCCGCCCGGGAGCACGGCATGTTCGAAATGACGGAGCTGGACGAGGCCATGTTCATGTGGGGGCTGACCGCGGCCGGACACCGCCTGCCCTTCATGCCGATCCGAGCGGGCCTCTGCTCGGACGTGATGAAGGTCAACCCACAGCTGCGCACGGTGCGCTCCCCGTACGACGACGGCGAGGAACTCGTCGCCGTACCGGCACTGCGCCTGGACGCCGCACTCGTCCACCTCAACCGGGCCGACGCACACGGCAACGGCCAGTATCTCGGGCCCGACCCCTACTTCGACGACCTGTTCTGCGAGGCCGCGGACCAGGCGTACCTCTCCTGTGAACGGATCGTGGACAGCGCGGGGTTGCGAGCGGAACACGGCCCCCAGACCCTGCTGGTCTCCCGGGCGTACATCAACGGAGTGGTCGAGGCTCCGGGCGGCGCGCACTTCACCTCATGCGCCCCTGACTACGACCGCGACGAGGCTTTCCAGCGAGCCTACGCACAAGCCGCCACCGATCCCGAGGAGTGGCGACGTTTCACCGAGCAGTTCCTGTCAGGAGACGAGGACGCCTATCAGGCCGCCGTCGCGGCGTTCGCCAAGGAGGCCACATGA